A window of the Pseudoalteromonas sp. A25 genome harbors these coding sequences:
- the dtd gene encoding D-aminoacyl-tRNA deacylase has protein sequence MQGLIQRVSQAKVEVDGRIVGEIGTGILVLLGVEKNDDVGHVTKLLHKISNYRIFTDTEGKMNLSLRDISGQMLVVSQFTLAADTRKGMRPSFSSAATPEQARHLYELFVAQAKESGLPVATGEFAADMQVTLCNDGPVTFNLTV, from the coding sequence GTGCAAGGTCTTATACAGAGGGTGTCGCAGGCGAAAGTTGAAGTAGATGGCCGAATTGTTGGTGAGATTGGCACGGGCATACTGGTGTTGTTAGGTGTTGAAAAAAATGACGATGTAGGTCATGTTACCAAGCTACTGCACAAGATCAGTAACTACCGTATTTTTACCGATACAGAAGGTAAAATGAATCTGAGCCTTAGGGATATTTCAGGGCAGATGTTGGTGGTATCACAATTTACGTTAGCTGCTGATACAAGAAAAGGCATGCGTCCCAGCTTTTCATCAGCGGCCACACCAGAGCAAGCGAGGCATTTATATGAGTTATTTGTTGCGCAAGCAAAAGAGTCTGGCCTACCGGTTGCAACAGGAGAGTTTGCTGCTGATATGCAAGTAACATTATGCAACGATGGGCCTGTTACGTTCAATCTGACTGTTTAG
- a CDS encoding spermidine synthase — protein MHNFVTASGTIANQFVQQSHQLGHLLYWHKHGDVSIQVRQDKTLRWLLINNTLQSVVERNHPEHLLFPHLQVLEKIWRDLPSPKNVLELGLGGGAIRDYLHVTYPDCKVLSVDNNPDIVHCYKKYFSTEQGCNVACMNADTALSGKKSYDWIILDLFSELDAPLFLYQHPFYQLLRAALNANGWLFINFLCEHASQKQHLEHLLITNFGKKPHIETVTDYANHIIAIKR, from the coding sequence ATGCATAATTTTGTAACTGCAAGCGGCACGATCGCCAACCAGTTTGTCCAGCAAAGCCATCAGTTAGGGCATCTGCTTTATTGGCACAAACACGGCGATGTCAGTATTCAGGTAAGACAGGACAAAACTCTGCGCTGGTTGCTGATCAATAACACCTTACAATCTGTGGTGGAGAGAAACCACCCAGAGCACCTCCTTTTTCCTCATTTACAAGTACTTGAAAAAATATGGCGCGATCTACCATCGCCAAAAAATGTGTTAGAGCTAGGCCTTGGAGGGGGCGCTATTAGAGACTATCTGCATGTAACTTATCCAGATTGTAAAGTCCTTTCTGTAGATAATAACCCAGACATCGTTCATTGTTATAAAAAATACTTTAGTACTGAACAAGGTTGCAATGTCGCGTGCATGAATGCCGATACCGCACTTTCAGGCAAAAAAAGCTATGACTGGATCATCTTAGACCTATTTAGTGAACTAGACGCACCACTTTTTTTATATCAACACCCATTTTACCAACTATTACGCGCCGCACTTAATGCCAATGGCTGGCTATTCATTAACTTTCTATGTGAGCATGCATCTCAAAAGCAGCATCTAGAACATTTACTCATCACTAATTTTGGCAAAAAGCCACATATAGAAACTGTTACAGATTACGCAAATCATATTATTGCTATTAAACGCTAA
- a CDS encoding bifunctional GNAT family N-acetyltransferase/hotdog fold thioesterase — translation MFKVSSPQSSEDWQAYYQLRWQVLRAPWGQPRGSEQDDLEQESEHLYIKNNEGEVLAVARLHFNNQQQAQVRYMAVSEQHRGQHLGSRLLHELEKSAWRQNAEELVLFARERALAFYERHGYQMVEKAHLAYNDIQHWKMVKQKPTEPGWFRHPDWTQVLQNTWRESIPISDAMGIKVESYTDWQFSTRADLKANLNLHNSMFAGSIYSMATLTGWGATYLALKERNLEGNIVLADANIKYLKPLTTAPSATVSIADCKGVLDEVTSQGKAKYYVPVKVYDGDVLVATFDGTFVVVK, via the coding sequence ATGTTTAAGGTTAGCTCACCTCAAAGTAGTGAAGACTGGCAAGCTTATTATCAATTGCGTTGGCAGGTACTCCGTGCCCCTTGGGGGCAACCTAGGGGCTCTGAGCAGGATGATTTAGAGCAAGAATCTGAGCATTTGTACATCAAAAATAATGAAGGAGAGGTGTTGGCGGTTGCGCGTTTGCACTTTAATAATCAACAGCAAGCACAAGTTCGCTACATGGCGGTATCAGAACAGCACAGAGGTCAGCATTTAGGAAGCCGTTTATTACATGAGCTAGAGAAGAGCGCTTGGCGACAAAACGCTGAAGAACTTGTGTTATTTGCTCGGGAGCGGGCATTGGCTTTTTATGAACGACATGGCTATCAGATGGTTGAAAAAGCACATCTTGCTTATAACGATATCCAACACTGGAAGATGGTAAAACAAAAACCAACAGAACCAGGCTGGTTTCGCCACCCAGATTGGACGCAAGTTTTACAAAACACATGGCGAGAATCGATTCCGATCAGTGACGCTATGGGAATAAAAGTTGAAAGCTATACCGACTGGCAGTTTTCAACTCGCGCAGATCTAAAAGCAAATTTAAACCTTCATAATTCTATGTTCGCGGGTTCAATTTATAGTATGGCCACGTTAACAGGATGGGGCGCAACGTATTTGGCACTCAAAGAGCGGAACCTTGAAGGAAATATCGTCCTCGCCGATGCGAATATTAAATACTTAAAACCTCTCACTACGGCACCGAGTGCAACGGTGTCTATAGCCGATTGTAAAGGTGTACTCGATGAAGTCACAAGCCAAGGTAAGGCCAAGTACTATGTGCCTGTGAAGGTCTATGATGGCGATGTATTGGTTGCGACATTTGATGGGACATTTGTTGTCGTAAAATGA
- a CDS encoding substrate-binding periplasmic protein, translating to MRVWLLMFLIFNTSVFAKTIKVAAIDWCPQICPKQTEKGYVIDLVEEIYRNSDYQLKIDYFPWSRAIKYVLAGKYHALLAPAKAEAPQLRYPNTAVGQQEMCFFTTADNQWQYRGVDSLNKMQIGIAIDTSIEELNQYVSNHTEQFVFQPYHERYIKQSAQMLSKKRIDAFLFTKNSTRYELKQANMWHDYKLAGCVSRTEIFMAFTPATKNQHSIDAMMQTFDTRAAQLNSQRLIQQLLTKYNLQ from the coding sequence ATGAGAGTATGGCTGTTAATGTTCCTCATTTTCAATACCAGTGTTTTTGCTAAAACTATCAAAGTGGCAGCCATCGATTGGTGTCCACAAATATGCCCAAAACAAACAGAAAAAGGCTATGTAATAGATTTAGTCGAAGAAATTTATCGCAATTCAGATTATCAACTCAAAATAGACTACTTCCCTTGGTCAAGAGCAATTAAATATGTGCTCGCAGGTAAGTACCATGCCCTTCTGGCACCAGCAAAAGCAGAAGCGCCGCAATTACGCTACCCCAATACTGCGGTTGGGCAGCAAGAAATGTGTTTTTTTACCACTGCAGACAATCAATGGCAGTATCGGGGTGTTGATTCACTCAATAAAATGCAAATAGGTATTGCGATTGACACTTCCATTGAGGAGCTAAACCAATATGTGTCAAACCACACTGAGCAGTTTGTCTTCCAGCCATATCATGAAAGGTACATTAAACAGAGCGCGCAAATGCTATCCAAAAAACGTATCGATGCATTCTTGTTTACCAAAAACTCAACGCGCTATGAGCTTAAACAGGCAAATATGTGGCATGACTATAAACTAGCAGGCTGTGTGAGTAGAACAGAAATATTCATGGCCTTTACACCTGCGACAAAAAACCAACATAGTATTGACGCTATGATGCAAACCTTCGATACCCGAGCAGCGCAACTCAATTCCCAACGCCTGATCCAGCAATTACTAACGAAGTATAACTTACAATAA
- a CDS encoding AraC family transcriptional regulator, whose protein sequence is MTESLSDQTTSKWVSIRTRFNLKALGKPVYPRASSMPPWQHVQTHQHTWGQLAYTSNGVMSISTPAGNFVIPPNQALWLPPHLPHETFCRYGGHFRSVYIDDEYVDVLGHKAKLLHVDELLKAIILEICQWDPNYTPDEKKRRFIDVFIDRLESAPTSAFFMPTAQDSRLLPIISELYANPGCNKTLQQWGEEVGASTRTLNRLFNKSFTMNFSQWKQKLRGLRAVEMIEAGYSQQIIAEQLGFESSSAFNTAFKKVFNCTPGQYLRK, encoded by the coding sequence ATGACAGAAAGTTTATCAGATCAGACAACATCTAAATGGGTAAGTATAAGAACGCGATTCAATTTAAAGGCGCTTGGCAAACCCGTTTACCCTAGGGCAAGCAGCATGCCGCCTTGGCAGCATGTACAAACTCACCAACATACATGGGGGCAACTTGCCTACACCAGTAATGGAGTAATGAGTATTAGTACACCTGCTGGTAATTTTGTTATTCCTCCCAATCAGGCGCTTTGGCTACCGCCACACTTACCTCACGAAACGTTTTGCCGCTACGGTGGACACTTTCGAAGTGTATACATTGATGATGAATATGTAGACGTGTTAGGTCACAAAGCCAAACTTCTGCATGTAGACGAGCTGCTCAAAGCGATTATTTTAGAAATATGTCAATGGGATCCTAACTATACACCTGATGAAAAAAAACGACGCTTTATCGACGTTTTTATAGACAGACTTGAGTCAGCGCCAACCAGCGCCTTTTTTATGCCAACCGCTCAAGACTCTCGGTTACTACCCATAATAAGCGAGCTTTATGCCAACCCTGGTTGCAATAAAACATTGCAACAGTGGGGTGAAGAAGTTGGAGCCTCAACTCGAACACTAAATCGTCTATTCAATAAAAGTTTTACGATGAACTTCAGTCAGTGGAAACAAAAACTAAGAGGGCTTCGGGCAGTCGAAATGATTGAAGCTGGTTACAGCCAACAAATCATCGCTGAGCAACTTGGCTTTGAGTCAAGCTCAGCCTTTAATACCGCCTTTAAAAAAGTGTTTAACTGCACCCCTGGACAATATTTACGAAAATAA